A stretch of Solea senegalensis isolate Sse05_10M linkage group LG10, IFAPA_SoseM_1, whole genome shotgun sequence DNA encodes these proteins:
- the dapk2b gene encoding death-associated protein kinase 2 isoform X2: protein MKTPGMAVFKQQSVDDFYEIGEELGSGQFAVVKRCIEKSTGNEYAAKFIKKRQSRSSRRGVRREEIEREVSILQELQHANVISLHDVFENRTDVVLILELVSGGELFDFLAQKETLSEEEATQFIKQVLDGVLYLHTKRIAHFDLKPENIMLLDRNIPLPRIKLIDFGLAHRIETGTEFKNIFGTPEFVAPEIVNYEPLGLEADMWSIGVITYILLSGASPFLGDSKQETLGNVSAMNYQFDEEFFSNTSELAKSFIRQLLEKDTRKRLTIRDALNHPWIKSCGHTVEDSAEKKAEQLKTKRLKEYTIQLHSSMPQNNTYVNFERFAHVVEDISLMETGLSKVAGAHHTLQGDIEALLSIYNDKEAWYKEESETARKQLSQVRYEYRKVEATRRLLQDDMKAVDASLENISGKYNQRQSRLDALRQELNSELQRLQEVMSSLHPDGSSDSIYSSGGLTVDVKQALKELLSQSCRGELCAEVKQPLSESG from the exons tggcCAGTTTGCAGTGGTGAAGCGCTGCATAGAGAAGAGCACGGGCAACGAATACGCGGCCAAGTTCATCAAGAAGCGCCAGAGTCGGTCCAGCAGACGAGGcgtgaggagagaggagattgAGAGGGAAGTGAGCATCCTGCAGGAACTCCAGCATGCCAATGTCATATCCCTGCACGACGTGTTCGAGAACCGCACAGACGTGGTGCTGATCCTGGAACT ggtCTCTGGAGGAGAGCTGTTTGATTTCCTGGCTCAGAAGGAGACTCTCAGTGAAGAGGAGGCCACTCAGTTTATCAAACAGGTCCTCGACGGAGTCCTGTACCTCCACACCAAGAGGATCGCACATTTTGACCTAAAG cCTGAAAACATAATGCTGCTGGACAGGAACATTCCTCTTCCCCGCATCAAACTCATAGACTTCGGACTTGCACACAGAATAGAAACTGGGACagaattcaaaaacatttttgggaCTCCTGAATTTGTCG CCCCAGAGATAGTCAACTATGAGCCACTGGGATTGGAGGCAGACATGTG GAGCATCGGAGTCATcacatacatact TTTGAGCGGCGCGTCGCCCTTCCTCGGTGACTCGAAGCAGGAAACGCTGGGAAACGTCTCTGCGATGAACTACCAGTTCGATGAGGAATTCTTCAGTAATACAAGCGAGCTTGCCAAGAGCTTCATCAGGCAGCTCCTGGAGAAGGACACAAG GAAACGGTTGACCATACGAGATGCCCTCAACCATCCCTGGATTAAG TCCTGCGGCCACACGGTGGAGGACAGCGCCGAGAAGAAAGCTGAGCAGCTGAAGACAAAGCGTCTGAAGGAGTACACCATCCAATTGCATTCCAGTATGCCCCAGAACAACACGTATGTCAACTTTGAGCGCTTTGCCCATGTGGTCGAAGACATTAGCCTGATGGAGACAGGGCTGTCAAAGGTGGCAGGAGCCCATCACACTCTCCAGGGAGACATAGAGGCGCTGCTCTCCATCTACAACGACAAGGAGGCCTGGTACAAGGAGGAGAGCGAGACTGCAAGGAAGCAGCTCTCCCAGGTCCGGTACGAGTATCGCAAAGTGGAGGCCACCAGGAGGCTGCTGCAGGACGACATGAAGGCTGTGGACGCCAGTCTGGAGAACATCAGTGGGAAGTACAACCAGAGGCAGAGCCGGCTGGACGCTCTGAGGCAGGAGCTGAACTCTGAGTTACAGCGGCTGCAGGAAGTGATGAGCTCTCTGCACCCAGACGGATCCAGTGACAGCATCTACAGCAGCGGCGGGCTGACCGTGGATGTGAAGCAGGCACTGAAGGAGCTACTGAGTCAGTCCTGCAGAGGGGAACTGTGTGCCGAGGTCAAACAACCGCTCAGCGAGTCTGGTTAA
- the dapk2b gene encoding death-associated protein kinase 2 isoform X1 gives MKTPGMAVFKQQSVDDFYEIGEELGSGQFAVVKRCIEKSTGNEYAAKFIKKRQSRSSRRGVRREEIEREVSILQELQHANVISLHDVFENRTDVVLILELVSGGELFDFLAQKETLSEEEATQFIKQVLDGVLYLHTKRIAHFDLKPENIMLLDRNIPLPRIKLIDFGLAHRIETGTEFKNIFGTPEFVAPEIVNYEPLGLEADMWSIGVITYILLSGASPFLGDSKQETLGNVSAMNYQFDEEFFSNTSELAKSFIRQLLEKDTRKRLTIRDALNHPWIKPLNPRQAMVKRLSVVNLENFRRQYARRRWKLSFRIVALCNHLTRIMKKGQKLPEQDGRDCESDQEEDILKRRPRTRKRSSTS, from the exons tggcCAGTTTGCAGTGGTGAAGCGCTGCATAGAGAAGAGCACGGGCAACGAATACGCGGCCAAGTTCATCAAGAAGCGCCAGAGTCGGTCCAGCAGACGAGGcgtgaggagagaggagattgAGAGGGAAGTGAGCATCCTGCAGGAACTCCAGCATGCCAATGTCATATCCCTGCACGACGTGTTCGAGAACCGCACAGACGTGGTGCTGATCCTGGAACT ggtCTCTGGAGGAGAGCTGTTTGATTTCCTGGCTCAGAAGGAGACTCTCAGTGAAGAGGAGGCCACTCAGTTTATCAAACAGGTCCTCGACGGAGTCCTGTACCTCCACACCAAGAGGATCGCACATTTTGACCTAAAG cCTGAAAACATAATGCTGCTGGACAGGAACATTCCTCTTCCCCGCATCAAACTCATAGACTTCGGACTTGCACACAGAATAGAAACTGGGACagaattcaaaaacatttttgggaCTCCTGAATTTGTCG CCCCAGAGATAGTCAACTATGAGCCACTGGGATTGGAGGCAGACATGTG GAGCATCGGAGTCATcacatacatact TTTGAGCGGCGCGTCGCCCTTCCTCGGTGACTCGAAGCAGGAAACGCTGGGAAACGTCTCTGCGATGAACTACCAGTTCGATGAGGAATTCTTCAGTAATACAAGCGAGCTTGCCAAGAGCTTCATCAGGCAGCTCCTGGAGAAGGACACAAG GAAACGGTTGACCATACGAGATGCCCTCAACCATCCCTGGATTAAG CCTCTGAATCCCAGACAGGCCATGGTGAAGAGGTTGTCAGTGGTAAACTTGGAGAACTTTAGGAGACAGTATGCCAGACGCAGGTGGAAG TTGTCCTTCAGAATTGTGGCTCTGTGCAACCACTTAACACGGATCATGAAGAAGGGCCAAAAGCTGCCTGAGCAGGATGGG AGAGATTGTGAAAGTGACCAGGAAGAAGACATCCTGAAGAGAAGACCGAGGACCAGAAAGAGAAGCAGCACTTCCTGA